One Gossypium raimondii isolate GPD5lz chromosome 3, ASM2569854v1, whole genome shotgun sequence genomic window carries:
- the LOC105796057 gene encoding DNA replication licensing factor MCM6 isoform X1, translated as MEAFSGCFVDDKAIRVENIFLDFLKSFRLDPRMGESYYESEIQAMEANGSSTMYIDFSHVMLYNDILQKAIADEYLRFEPYLKNACKRFVMEQNPTVIAEADDNPNKDINVAFFNIPFTKRLRELTTAEIGKLVSVTGVVTRTSEVRPELLQGSFKCLECGSVVKNVEQQFKYTEPTTCVSATCLNRTKWALLRQESKFADWQRVRVQETSKEIPAGSLPRSLDVILRHEIVELARAGDAVVFTGTVVVIPDILALASPGERAECRRDASQRKSSTAGQEGVRGLRSLGVRDLSYRLAFIANSVQGADGRKDVDIRNRKKAGDEDDQQFTSEELKEIQRMRDTPDFFNKLVDSIAPTVFGHQDIKRAILLMLLGGVHKHTHEGINLRGDINVCIVGDPSCAKSQFLKYTSGIVPRSVYTSGKSSSAAGLTATVAKEPETGEFCIEAGALMLADNGICCIDEFDKMDVRDQVAIHEAMEQQTISITKAGIQATLNARTSILAAANPTGGRYDKSKPLKYNVALPPAILSRFDLVYIMIDDPDDQTDYHIAHHIVRVHQKREDALQPAFTTAELKRYITYAKTLKPKLTSEARKLLVESYVALRRGDTTPGSRVAYRMTVRQLEALIRLSEAIARSYLETQVQPRHVRVAVRLLKTSIISVESTEIDLSEFQEGNSDGSDDRNNNFGQADVHPASESEVGTTNQQKEEYRVKEDYFQRVTQALVMRLRQHEEAVRQEETGLAGMSQGDLIQWYVNQQNEKNNYSSTAEVEIEIKRIRSLIERLIRREGHLIVIDDGRQEGGEGAAARSARDTRILAVAPNYAMD; from the exons atgGAGGCGTTCAGCGGATGCTTTGTAGACGACAAGGCAATTAGAGTGGAGAACATATTCCTGGACTTCCTCAAGAG ctTCAGGTTGGACCCGCGAATGGGGGAGTCGTATTACGAGTCGGAGATACAGGCGATGGAAGCGAACGGGTCTAGCACCATGTACATCGACTTCTCGCACGTCATGCTCTACAATGACATTCTCCAGAAGGCCATCGCTGATGAGTACTTGAG ATTCGAGCCATACTTGAAGAATGCCTGCAAGAGGTTCGTGATGGAGCAGAATCCCACGGTTATCGCGGAGGCGGATGATAACCCTAACAAGGACATCAATGTTGCCTTCTTTAACATTCCATTCACCAAGCG CCTGAGAGAATTAACCACTGCCGAAATTGGAAAGCTAGTATCAGTCACTGGAGTAGTCACTCGTACAAGCGAAGTCAGACCTGAGCTTCTCCAAGGATCTTTTAAGTGCTTGGAATGCGGAAGCGTTGTCAAGAATGTCGAACAGCAATTCAAGTACACTGAG CCAACAACATGCGTTAGTGCAACATGTTTAAATAGAACAAAATGGGCATTGCTTCGACAAGAGAGCAAATTTGCAGATTGGCAGAGGGTAAGAGTGCAGGAGACCTCTAAAGAGATTCCTGCTGGCTCCTTACCTAGATCATTGGACGTTATTCTTCGCCATGAGATTGTTGAACTGGCTAGAGCGGGGGATGC TGTTGTCTTCACTGGTACTGTGGTTGTGATACCGGACATATTGGCCCTAGCCTCCCCTGGTGAAAGAGCGGAATGCCGTCGAGATGCTTCTCAGCGTAAGTCTTCAACTGCTGGACAAGAAGGTGTGAGAGGTCTTCGCTCATTGGGAGTTAGAGACCTATCCTATCGTTTAGCCTTCATTGCTAATTCAGTTCAG GGTGCTGATGGTAGAAAGGATGTTGAcattagaaatagaaaaaaggcTGGTGACGAAGATGACCAACAGTTCACA TCGGAGGAACTTAAAGAAATCCAAAGAATGAGAGATACGCCTGATTTCTTCAATAAGCTTGTTGATAGCATTGCACCTACTGTTTTTGGTCATCAAGATATCAAGAGAGCAATCTTGCTTATGCTTTTGGGTGGTGTCCATAAGCATACTCATGAAGGCATTAATCTGAGAGGAGACATAAATGTTTGTATTGTTGGAGATCCCAGCTGTGCAAAGTCCCAGTTTCTCAA ATACACATCAGGTATTGTTCCCAGATCTGTCTATACATCTGGCAAATCCTCTTCTGCTGCTGGATTGACAGCAACTGTGGCCAAAGAACCAGAAACTGGCGAATTCTGTATCGAG GCAGGTGCTCTAATGCTGGCTGACAATGGCATATGTTGCATTGATGAATTCGACAAGATGGATGTCAGAGATCAG GTTGCAATTCATGAAGCCATGGAACAACAGACCATAAGCATTACTAAAGCCGGGATACAAGCGACACTTAATGCTCGGACGTCAATACTAGCTGCAGCTAATCCTACTGGAGGGCGCTATGACAAGTCTAAACCACTCAAG TATAATGTTGCTCTCCCTCCGGCTATTCTTTCTAGGTTTGACCTGGTGTACATCATGATTGATGACCCAGATGATCAAACTGATTACCATATTGCTCACCATATTGTGAGAGTTCACCAGAAGCGTGAAGATGCACTTCAACCTGCTTTCACTACTGCAGAACTGAAACGATATATTACATATGCAAAAACTTTAAAACCAAAG CTAACCTCTGAAGCAAGAAAACTCTTGGTGGAGTCTTATGTTGCACTCAGACGAGGTGATACGACTCCTGGCAGCAGAGTTGCATACCGGATGACAGTTAGGCAGTTGGAGGCATTAATCAGGTTGTCTGAGGCCATTGCTCGAAGTTATTTGGAAACTCAG GTGCAACCACGACATGTTcgtgtagcggtgagattactGAAAACATCTATAATCAG TGTGGAGTCCACCGAGATTGATTTGTCTGAATTTCAAGAAGGAAATAGTGATGGTTCTGATGATAGAAACAATAATTTTGGACAAGCTGATGTTCACCCAGCTTCTGAAAGTGAAG TAGGTACTACCAATCAACAAAAGGAAGAATACAGGGTAAAGGAAGACTATTTTCAGAGGGTTACTCAGGCCCTTGTCATGCGCCTTAGACAGCATGAAGAAGCTGTAAGGCAAGAAG AAACTGGCTTGGCCGGAATGAGTCAGGGCGATTTAATCCAGTGGTATGTGAATCAGCAGAATGAAAAAAACAACTACAGCTCTACTGCAGAAGtagaaatagaaattaaacGAATCAGATCACTTATTGAG AGATTGATTCGGAGGGAAGGCCACTTGATTGTGATAGATGATGGTAGGCAAGAAGGTGGTGAAGGTGCAGCGGCACGATCAGCTAGAGATACCAGAATTTTAGCTGTAGCTCCGAATTATGCCATGGATTAA
- the LOC105796057 gene encoding DNA replication licensing factor MCM6 isoform X2: MEAFSGCFVDDKAIRVENIFLDFLKSFRLDPRMGESYYESEIQAMEANGSSTMYIDFSHVMLYNDILQKAIADEYLRFEPYLKNACKRFVMEQNPTVIAEADDNPNKDINVAFFNIPFTKRLRELTTAEIGKLVSVTGVVTRTSEVRPELLQGSFKCLECGSVVKNVEQQFKYTEPTTCVSATCLNRTKWALLRQESKFADWQRVRVQETSKEIPAGSLPRSLDVILRHEIVELARAGDAVVFTGTVVVIPDILALASPGERAECRRDASQRKSSTAGQEGVRGLRSLGVRDLSYRLAFIANSVQGADGRKDVDIRNRKKAGDEDDQQFTSEELKEIQRMRDTPDFFNKLVDSIAPTVFGHQDIKRAILLMLLGGVHKHTHEGINLRGDINVCIVGDPSCAKSQFLKYTSGIVPRSVYTSGKSSSAAGLTATVAKEPETGEFCIEAGALMLADNGICCIDEFDKMDVRDQVAIHEAMEQQTISITKAGIQATLNARTSILAAANPTGGRYDKSKPLKYNVALPPAILSRFDLVYIMIDDPDDQTDYHIAHHIVRVHQKREDALQPAFTTAELKRYITYAKTLKPKLTSEARKLLVESYVALRRGDTTPGSRVAYRMTVRQLEALIRLSEAIARSYLETQVQPRHVRVAVRLLKTSIISVESTEIDLSEFQEGNSDGSDDRNNNFGQADVHPASESEGTTNQQKEEYRVKEDYFQRVTQALVMRLRQHEEAVRQEETGLAGMSQGDLIQWYVNQQNEKNNYSSTAEVEIEIKRIRSLIERLIRREGHLIVIDDGRQEGGEGAAARSARDTRILAVAPNYAMD; encoded by the exons atgGAGGCGTTCAGCGGATGCTTTGTAGACGACAAGGCAATTAGAGTGGAGAACATATTCCTGGACTTCCTCAAGAG ctTCAGGTTGGACCCGCGAATGGGGGAGTCGTATTACGAGTCGGAGATACAGGCGATGGAAGCGAACGGGTCTAGCACCATGTACATCGACTTCTCGCACGTCATGCTCTACAATGACATTCTCCAGAAGGCCATCGCTGATGAGTACTTGAG ATTCGAGCCATACTTGAAGAATGCCTGCAAGAGGTTCGTGATGGAGCAGAATCCCACGGTTATCGCGGAGGCGGATGATAACCCTAACAAGGACATCAATGTTGCCTTCTTTAACATTCCATTCACCAAGCG CCTGAGAGAATTAACCACTGCCGAAATTGGAAAGCTAGTATCAGTCACTGGAGTAGTCACTCGTACAAGCGAAGTCAGACCTGAGCTTCTCCAAGGATCTTTTAAGTGCTTGGAATGCGGAAGCGTTGTCAAGAATGTCGAACAGCAATTCAAGTACACTGAG CCAACAACATGCGTTAGTGCAACATGTTTAAATAGAACAAAATGGGCATTGCTTCGACAAGAGAGCAAATTTGCAGATTGGCAGAGGGTAAGAGTGCAGGAGACCTCTAAAGAGATTCCTGCTGGCTCCTTACCTAGATCATTGGACGTTATTCTTCGCCATGAGATTGTTGAACTGGCTAGAGCGGGGGATGC TGTTGTCTTCACTGGTACTGTGGTTGTGATACCGGACATATTGGCCCTAGCCTCCCCTGGTGAAAGAGCGGAATGCCGTCGAGATGCTTCTCAGCGTAAGTCTTCAACTGCTGGACAAGAAGGTGTGAGAGGTCTTCGCTCATTGGGAGTTAGAGACCTATCCTATCGTTTAGCCTTCATTGCTAATTCAGTTCAG GGTGCTGATGGTAGAAAGGATGTTGAcattagaaatagaaaaaaggcTGGTGACGAAGATGACCAACAGTTCACA TCGGAGGAACTTAAAGAAATCCAAAGAATGAGAGATACGCCTGATTTCTTCAATAAGCTTGTTGATAGCATTGCACCTACTGTTTTTGGTCATCAAGATATCAAGAGAGCAATCTTGCTTATGCTTTTGGGTGGTGTCCATAAGCATACTCATGAAGGCATTAATCTGAGAGGAGACATAAATGTTTGTATTGTTGGAGATCCCAGCTGTGCAAAGTCCCAGTTTCTCAA ATACACATCAGGTATTGTTCCCAGATCTGTCTATACATCTGGCAAATCCTCTTCTGCTGCTGGATTGACAGCAACTGTGGCCAAAGAACCAGAAACTGGCGAATTCTGTATCGAG GCAGGTGCTCTAATGCTGGCTGACAATGGCATATGTTGCATTGATGAATTCGACAAGATGGATGTCAGAGATCAG GTTGCAATTCATGAAGCCATGGAACAACAGACCATAAGCATTACTAAAGCCGGGATACAAGCGACACTTAATGCTCGGACGTCAATACTAGCTGCAGCTAATCCTACTGGAGGGCGCTATGACAAGTCTAAACCACTCAAG TATAATGTTGCTCTCCCTCCGGCTATTCTTTCTAGGTTTGACCTGGTGTACATCATGATTGATGACCCAGATGATCAAACTGATTACCATATTGCTCACCATATTGTGAGAGTTCACCAGAAGCGTGAAGATGCACTTCAACCTGCTTTCACTACTGCAGAACTGAAACGATATATTACATATGCAAAAACTTTAAAACCAAAG CTAACCTCTGAAGCAAGAAAACTCTTGGTGGAGTCTTATGTTGCACTCAGACGAGGTGATACGACTCCTGGCAGCAGAGTTGCATACCGGATGACAGTTAGGCAGTTGGAGGCATTAATCAGGTTGTCTGAGGCCATTGCTCGAAGTTATTTGGAAACTCAG GTGCAACCACGACATGTTcgtgtagcggtgagattactGAAAACATCTATAATCAG TGTGGAGTCCACCGAGATTGATTTGTCTGAATTTCAAGAAGGAAATAGTGATGGTTCTGATGATAGAAACAATAATTTTGGACAAGCTGATGTTCACCCAGCTTCTGAAAGTGAAG GTACTACCAATCAACAAAAGGAAGAATACAGGGTAAAGGAAGACTATTTTCAGAGGGTTACTCAGGCCCTTGTCATGCGCCTTAGACAGCATGAAGAAGCTGTAAGGCAAGAAG AAACTGGCTTGGCCGGAATGAGTCAGGGCGATTTAATCCAGTGGTATGTGAATCAGCAGAATGAAAAAAACAACTACAGCTCTACTGCAGAAGtagaaatagaaattaaacGAATCAGATCACTTATTGAG AGATTGATTCGGAGGGAAGGCCACTTGATTGTGATAGATGATGGTAGGCAAGAAGGTGGTGAAGGTGCAGCGGCACGATCAGCTAGAGATACCAGAATTTTAGCTGTAGCTCCGAATTATGCCATGGATTAA
- the LOC105795537 gene encoding leucine-rich repeat receptor-like serine/threonine-protein kinase BAM3: MKKLLFLFSLISLFFLSSSSPAFSHKLSLRKQASVLVSLKQQIEESSSSTPLALGGWNVSNYLSLCSWTGVQCDGSNRSIISLDISNSNISGSLSPVISQLQSLVYLSVSGNSFSGEFPQQIHKLKRLQFLNISKNMFSGEMKWDFSQMKELVSLDAYDNNFNGSLPLGVTELPKLTHLNLGGNYFSGQIPKAYASMEQLQYLSLAGNDLSGFIPAELGNLTNLQYLFLGYYNEFDGGIPPTFGKLVNLVHLDLANCSLDGPIPSQLGNLKQLDTLFLQTNEISGGIPPEIGNLSNLKSLDLSNNMLTGDIPLELSGLRHLLLLNLFVNRLHGEIPQFLAELPELQVLKLWHNNLTGSIPSKLGKNGRLVELDLSTNNLTGLVPESLCFGRRLQILILFSNSLFGPLPEDLSKCDTLSRVRMGHNYLTGPIPNGLLYLPELSLLELHNNYLGGPIPKDTAKIPKKLGQLNLSNNNLSGSLPASIGNFSSLQLLLLGSNRFSGNIPFQFGRLKTVLKLDMSRNNLSGTIPYELGDCFLLTYLDLSQNQLSGPIPVQIAQIHILNYLNVSWNHLNQSLPREIGSIKSLTSADFSHNNLSGPIPQFGQYSFFNSTSFAGNPQLCGSYLKNSCDYSSSSSSVSPLEFRHQSGTKSPQVPAKYKFLFALGLLVCSFIFAALAIIKTRKGRRNSHCWKLTAFQKLEFGSKDVLECIKENNVIGRGGAGIVYRGIMPNGEQVAVKKLLGISKGSSHDNGLSAEIQTLGKIRHRNIVRLLGFCSNKEINFLIYEYMPNGSLGEVLHGKGGGYLRWDTRLKIAIEAAKGLCYLHHDCSPLILHRDVKSNNILLNSDFEAHVADFGLAKFLQDTGTSECMSAIAGSYGYIAPEYAYTLKVDEKSDVYSFGVVLLELITGRRPVGDFGEEGLDIVQWSKRETKLKKEGVVKILDHRVSNTIPEEEVMQVFFVAMLCVEEHSVERPTMREVVQMLAQAKQPNTFHMQ, from the exons ATGAAGAAGCTTCTCTTCCTCTTTTCTCTCATCTCATTATTCTTCCTCTCTTCTTCTAGTCCAGCTTTCTCACATAAGTTGTCTCTCAGAAAGCAAGCATCAGTCCTGGTTTCtctaaaacaacaaattgaGGAATCCTCCTCTTCCACTCCTCTAGCTCTAGGTGGTTGGAATGTGTCCAACTACTTGTCACTTTGCTCTTGGACGGGTGTCCAATGTGATGGCTCGAATAGGTCAATAATTTCTCTTGATATATCCAATTCCAACATTTCTGGTTCTCTCTCTCCCGTTATCTCCCAACTTCAAAGCCTTGTTTATCTCTCGGTGTCTGGCAACAGCTTCTCGGGTGAGTTTCCGCAACAAATTCACAAGCTTAAGAGGCTTCAGTTTCTCAACATATCCAAAAATATGTTTAGCGGAGAGATGAAGTGGGATTTCTCTCAGATGAAAGAGCTGGTGTCGTTAGATGCTTACGACAACAACTTCAATGGCTCACTCCCATTAGGCGTCACGGAGCTTCCTAAGCTGACGCACTTAAATCTTGGTGGGAATTACTTTAGCGGACAAATTCCTAAAGCCTATGCAAGTATGGAGCAGCTCCAGTATCTGTCTCTTGCTGGGAATGATTTGAGTGGTTTTATTCCTGCAGAGCTGGGGAATCTAACAAATCTCCAGTACCTTTTCCTGGGTTACTACAATGAGTTTGATGGTGGAATACCACCTACGTTTGGCAAGTTGGTCAATCTGGTTCATTTAGACCTAGCTAACTGTAGCCTGGATGGTCCAATTCCTTCCCAACTTGGAAACTTAAAGCAGCTGGATACTCTCTTCTTGCAAACAAATGAGATTAGCGGTGGTATCCCTCCTGAAATAGGCAATTTGAGTAACTTGAAATCCCTTGACCTTTCCAACAATATGCTAACAGGGGACATTCCACTTGAGTTATCTGGTCTTCGTCACCTCCTCCTCCTCAACTTATTCGTCAACAGGCTTCATGGTGAGATCCCCCAGTTTCTTGCGGAGCTACCGGAGTTGCAAGTCCTGAAGCTGTGGCACAATAATTTGACAGGATCCATCCCTTCAAAGCTGGGAAAAAATGGTAGATTGGTTGAGCTTGATTTGTCAACTAATAATCTCACTGGCCTGGTCCCAGAATCTCTTTGCTTCGGAAGGAGGCTGCAGATCTTAATTCTGTTCAGTAATTCCTTGTTTGGTCCTCTACCCGAGGATCTTAGTAAATGCGATACATTGTCAAGAGTTCGAATGGGACACAATTATCTAACTGGGCCCATACCAAATGGATTGCTTTACCTGCCAGAGCTATCACTCCTGGAACTGCACAACAATTACCTCGGCGGACCAATTCCAAAAGACACGGCTAAGATACCCAAAAAACTTGGCCAGCTGAATCTTTCCAACAACAATTTATCTGGGTCACTCCCAGCTTCAATTGGGAATTTCTCTAGCTTGCAGCTTCTGCTACTTGGTTCCAACAGATTCAGCGGAAATATTCCTTTCCAATTTGGCCGATTGAAAACGGTACTAAAGCTGGATATGAGTAGAAATAACTTGTCAGGCACGATCCCATACGAGTTAGGTGATTGTTTCCTACTAACATACCTGGATTTGAGCCAGAACCAACTCAGTGGTCCAATCCCAGTTCAAATCGCTCAAATCCACATACTGAATTACCTCAATGTTTCCTGGAACCACTTAAACCAAAGCCTTCCCAGGGAAATTGGTTCTATAAAAAGCCTAACTAGTGCAGATTTTTCTCACAACAACTTGTCTGGACCAATACCGCAGTTTGGACAGTATTCATTTTTCAACTCAACCTCCTTCGCGGGTAACCCTCAGCTTTGTGGGTCATACTTGAAGAATTCTTGCGactattcttcttcttcttcttcagtcTCTCCGTTAGAATTCCGTCACCAGAGTGGCACAAAGTCTCCTCAAGTCCCTGCAAAATACAAGTTTCTTTTTGCATTGGGACTTCTGGTTTGCTCTTTTATATTTGCTGCTTTGGCAATCATCAAGACCCGCAAGGGTCGAAGAAATTCACATTGCTGGAAGCTGACCGCATTCCAGAAGCTGGAATTTGGAAGCAAAGACGTCTTGGAatgtataaaagaaaacaatgtGATAGGGAGAGGTGGAGCTGGCATTGTGTACAGAGGAATTATGCCAAATGGAGAGCAAGTAGCAGTGAAGAAGCTGTTAGGCATAAGCAAAGGGTCTTCGCATGATAATGGCCTCTCAGCAGAAATACAGACTTTGGGTAAGATTCGACACAGGAATATCGTGCGCTTGCTGGGATTCTGTTCCAATAAAGAGATCAATTTTCTAATATACGAGTACATGCCGAATGGAAGCTTAGGTGAGGTTCTTCATGGAAAGGGTGGCGGCTACCTTAGGTGGGATACTAGGCTCAAAATAGCCATAGAAGCTGCCAAAGGCCTGTGCTACCTGCACCATGATTGTTCCCCTCTCATACTCCATCGAGATGTCAAGTCCAACAACATTTTACTCAACTCCGATTTTGAGGCTCATGTGGCAGATTTTGGCCTTGCCAAGTTCTTGCAGGACACTGGAACTTCAGAGTGCATGTCGGCGATCGCTGGTTCATATGGTTATATTGCTCCAG AGTATGCATATACACTGAAAGTTGACGAGAAGAGTGATGTATATAGTTTCGGAGTGGTACTTTTAGAGCTAATAACAGGGAGGAGGCCAGTTGGAGATTTCGGAGAAGAAGGGCTAGACATTGTTCAGTGGAGCAAGAGAGAGACCAAGTTGAAGAAAGAAGGGGTGGTGAAGATATTGGACCACCGAGTAAGCAATACAATTCCCGAGGAGGAAGTCATGCAGGTTTTCTTTGTGGCAATGTTGTGCGTTGAGGAGCACAGCGTGGAGCGACCTACAATGAGAGAAGTTGTTCAAATGCTTGCTCAGGCCAAGCAACCTAACACATTTCACATGCAATGA
- the LOC105795541 gene encoding probable purine permease 4 has protein sequence MNINTSNNHDNGEQDQKGVSKKRYMPLLLINYTCLFLGSVSSSLLSKYYFNHKGSNKWVSTWVQSAGFPFLLLPVFLPYYLFQCTQRKPFTRFTPRILSLSIFIGLMLGLNNLLFSWGNSYLPVSTSALLLSSQLVFNLILSAIMVKQKITFTNLNCVILLTLSSILLALGSNHDKPQDLTPTKYMIGFVATIGAGLLFALYLPIMEMIYKKVYCYAMMIEMQLVMELSATILASVGMVWDGGFTEMRKESKEVFDKGEGVYWVTMITNVVTWQLCFMGTAGTVFLTCSLTGGICMTALLGLNVLGGVLVYREDFGGVKIVSTVMCGWGFCSYVYGMYVNNHMMKLLDDHKQNMNPSIEMAQPQPQPHSDLHLGLGV, from the coding sequence ATGAACATCAACACTAGCAACAACCACGACAATGGTGAACAAGACCAAAAGGGTGTCTCAAAGAAGCGTTATATGCCTCTTTTGTTGATCAACTATACGTGCCTGTTTTTGGGTTCTGTATCCTCAAGCTTGCTCTCCAAGTACTATTTCAACCACAAAGGCTCCAACAAATGGGTTTCCACATGGGTTCAGTCAGCTGGATTCCCTTTCCTTCTCTTGCCGGTTTTCCTCCCTTACTATCTCTTCCAATGCACTCAGAGAAAGCCTTTCACTCGTTTCACTCCTAGAATCTTAAGTTTGTCCATATTCATAGGCCTTATGCTAGGCTTAAACAACCTTCTTTTCTCTTGGGGCAACTCTTATCTTCCAGTATCAACCTCCGCTCTCCTTCTATCCTCTCAACTAGTATTCAATCTCATCCTATCTGCAATTATGGTTAAGCAAAAGATCACTTTCACAAACCTCAACTGCGTCATCCTATTGACGTTAAGCTCAATCCTCCTAGCCTTAGGATCCAACCACGACAAACCGCAGGACCTGACCCCAACCAAATACATGATAGGGTTTGTGGCAACCATAGGGGCGGGGTTGTTATTTGCCTTGTATCTGCCGATTATGGAGATGATATACAAGAAGGTGTACTGTTATGCGATGATGATAGAAATGCAGTTAGTGATGGAGCTATCGGCGACGATATTAGCGAGTGTGGGGATGGTGTGGGATGGGGGATTTACGGAGATGAGAAAGGAGAGTAAGGAGGTGTTCGACAAGGGGGAGGGAGTTTATTGGGTGACGATGATCACCAATGTGGTGACTTGGCAACTGTGCTTTATGGGAACGGCAGGAACGGTGTTTTTAACGTGCTCGCTAACGGGAGGGATATGCATGACGGCGTTGCTGGGATTGAATGTATTGGGAGGGGTATTGGTGTACAGAGAGGATTTTGGGGGGGTGAAGATTGTTTCTACAGTGATGTGTGGGTGGGGGTTTTGTTCATACGTTTATGGGATGTATGTTAACAATCACATGATGAAGCTCTTGGACGATCATAAGCAAAATATGAATCCATCTATTGAAATGGCTCAGCCTCAGCCTCAGCCTCATTCGGATCTTCATCTTGGACTTGGGGtttga